One window of the Acinetobacter equi genome contains the following:
- a CDS encoding adenine phosphoribosyltransferase codes for MSNLSTTLWSHIRTVQDFPKPGICFFDLTPLFMKNIGLLTDALIESIPADKLAEVDSFIAVEARGFVLASLLAQRLGKGLILVRKAGKLPPPVVGVGYSLEYGLDRLEMSAEVEAQKVIIVDDVLATGGTLKAVQKLAEKCNHNVLGASIFLDLPDLHQNLGLEVWTVLDDKSKPEESAA; via the coding sequence ATGAGCAATCTGTCTACTACATTGTGGTCACACATTCGTACTGTCCAAGATTTTCCAAAACCTGGTATTTGCTTTTTTGATTTGACTCCTTTGTTCATGAAGAATATCGGTTTATTAACAGATGCATTAATTGAGAGTATCCCTGCTGATAAATTAGCTGAAGTAGATAGTTTTATTGCTGTTGAAGCTCGTGGTTTTGTGTTGGCAAGTTTGTTGGCTCAGCGTTTAGGTAAAGGTTTAATCCTTGTTCGTAAAGCAGGAAAATTACCACCACCAGTTGTAGGTGTTGGCTATAGTTTAGAATATGGTTTAGATCGTTTAGAAATGTCAGCTGAAGTAGAAGCACAAAAAGTCATTATTGTTGATGATGTACTTGCAACAGGTGGAACATTAAAAGCAGTTCAAAAACTTGCTGAAAAATGTAATCATAATGTGCTTGGTGCAAGTATTTTCTTAGACTTGCCTGATTTACATCAAAATTTAGGTTTAGAAGTTTGGACGGTATTAGATGATAAATCTAAACCAGAAGAAAGCGCTGCTTAA
- a CDS encoding DUF2726 domain-containing protein, with the protein MPNFISTLFFSVGCIASLALLFLIFRQYFSSRQQFYPKRIITAYEAKMFTRLKQSFPEYDVLAQVAFSALITNKNYKVRAKFNRKVTDFVIIDRHTNVIAIVELDDPSHIGKEKEDAERDAMLFEAGYIVYRYTEIPSVQVLRKDIMPNKSKSFLNTLTG; encoded by the coding sequence GTGCCAAACTTCATTTCTACATTGTTTTTTAGTGTTGGCTGCATTGCAAGCCTAGCCCTTCTTTTTCTTATTTTTAGACAATACTTTTCTTCTAGACAACAATTTTATCCCAAACGTATCATTACTGCATATGAAGCAAAAATGTTTACTCGCTTAAAACAAAGCTTTCCAGAATATGATGTGCTTGCTCAAGTTGCTTTTAGTGCATTAATTACTAATAAAAACTATAAAGTTAGAGCGAAGTTCAATCGTAAAGTAACAGACTTTGTTATTATCGATCGGCATACTAATGTGATTGCAATTGTTGAATTAGATGATCCGAGTCATATTGGAAAAGAAAAAGAAGATGCAGAGCGCGATGCTATGCTTTTTGAAGCAGGATATATTGTTTATCGTTATACAGAAATCCCTTCTGTTCAAGTACTTAGAAAGGATATTATGCCCAACAAATCAAAATCCTTTTTGAATACCCTCACAGGATAA
- a CDS encoding fimbrial protein, giving the protein MNNEHVFKKCAGMLLALSLCSSVYASQSSSVVNGIAGNVGKLHVHGSLTESTCSIEMESLDQSINVGNVETAEFQNIGDRATPTAFQIRLKDCMSDSTEMIDFKTGLLTWSTTQPGVKVRFLAESDVLNPNIVRVNGAKGLGLEITDLNGESVDLGQLSRPILIPTQQSVLTYYVTPVKTASLEPNAFDALISFELVYE; this is encoded by the coding sequence ATGAATAATGAACATGTGTTTAAAAAGTGTGCAGGAATGCTGCTTGCACTAAGTCTGTGTAGTTCTGTTTATGCAAGTCAATCTAGCAGTGTAGTGAACGGTATTGCCGGTAATGTGGGTAAACTGCATGTTCATGGTTCATTGACTGAAAGTACCTGTAGTATTGAAATGGAATCTTTAGATCAATCTATTAATGTAGGTAATGTTGAAACAGCGGAATTTCAAAATATTGGTGACCGTGCAACACCTACAGCATTTCAAATTCGATTAAAAGATTGTATGTCTGATAGCACTGAAATGATTGATTTTAAAACAGGTCTTCTGACTTGGAGTACAACTCAACCAGGTGTTAAAGTCCGCTTTTTAGCTGAAAGTGATGTGCTTAATCCAAATATTGTTCGTGTAAATGGTGCAAAAGGTTTGGGTTTAGAAATTACTGATTTAAATGGTGAATCTGTTGATTTAGGTCAATTGAGTCGGCCAATTTTAATACCTACACAACAAAGTGTTTTAACGTATTATGTGACGCCAGTCAAAACTGCTTCATTAGAACCAAATGCGTTTGATGCCCTTATTTCTTTTGAATTGGTTTATGAGTAA
- a CDS encoding fimbrial protein codes for MKKLQRMKSISLLSCGISLALGLCLSSTTQANDRVINVVGLLVAKPCEIINTEIDVNFDAVNTPQLMSDSAPTKDFQIRLNNCPSSNIRTKFVGEGVDNNQLLGLSTGSTAQGVGIRLYDEQNRVIPIGQDTVGVSGVPGVVHVLNFHAQVAKLSDATTADLVSGAFTATATYEVSYD; via the coding sequence ATGAAGAAATTACAGCGGATGAAGTCTATATCTTTATTGAGTTGTGGGATTAGTCTTGCTTTAGGCTTATGTTTATCCTCAACTACTCAAGCAAATGATCGTGTTATTAATGTTGTTGGTTTGCTCGTTGCAAAACCTTGTGAAATTATTAACACAGAAATTGACGTTAATTTTGATGCGGTGAATACACCTCAGTTAATGAGTGATTCAGCACCAACAAAAGACTTCCAAATTCGTTTAAATAACTGCCCAAGTTCAAATATTCGTACTAAGTTTGTAGGTGAGGGTGTCGATAACAATCAACTTTTAGGTTTGAGTACTGGTAGTACCGCTCAAGGTGTTGGAATTCGCTTATATGATGAACAAAATCGAGTGATTCCAATTGGTCAAGACACCGTTGGTGTAAGTGGTGTACCAGGTGTTGTGCATGTACTAAATTTTCATGCGCAAGTTGCTAAATTATCTGATGCAACAACGGCAGATTTAGTCAGTGGGGCTTTTACAGCAACAGCGACCTATGAAGTTAGTTATGATTAA
- a CDS encoding fimbrial protein — MKKSQIIVFNLLLTSSMFSLVSAQDNIQRGLVNMRGEILESACTIDINSVDQTIDMGNIPVSSVRDNNENNIKEFELKLIDCRWGEETRNNLTSVDISFSGQSEADYFLLEGDARGIKLGLESISGEKIIPSETIVFEHDFTREIASRYRFRLVPDGNPVESGSFNTIVHFNISYK, encoded by the coding sequence GTGAAAAAATCGCAAATTATTGTATTTAATCTACTTCTAACTTCAAGCATGTTTTCTTTGGTATCTGCTCAAGACAATATCCAAAGAGGTTTAGTAAATATGCGAGGAGAAATTCTAGAAAGTGCTTGCACTATAGATATTAACTCCGTAGATCAAACCATTGATATGGGAAATATTCCGGTAAGTTCAGTCCGGGATAATAATGAAAATAATATAAAAGAATTTGAACTAAAACTCATAGATTGCCGATGGGGTGAAGAAACCCGAAATAATTTAACCAGTGTTGATATCAGTTTTTCTGGTCAATCTGAAGCAGATTACTTTTTACTAGAAGGTGATGCTCGCGGAATTAAATTAGGTTTAGAGTCTATTTCTGGAGAAAAAATAATCCCAAGTGAAACCATTGTTTTTGAACATGATTTTACTCGAGAGATTGCTTCAAGATATCGTTTTAGATTGGTTCCTGATGGGAATCCTGTTGAGTCTGGTTCCTTCAACACAATTGTCCATTTCAATATTAGTTATAAATAA
- a CDS encoding YqiA/YcfP family alpha/beta fold hydrolase has translation MKVLYFHGLDSSRESTKFHSIKADQKICINVDYRHLSFQSVADFYDNIIQTFIPDIIVGHCIGGYWALKMSQIHQMPCVIANPNLCPDFRSDYPAISDQDLNHDIPQFGYLELGDELLNMYEIKEQLENYMPLSTINSGHHQLQFPENINLLIQQIEQAYLLK, from the coding sequence ATGAAAGTATTATATTTTCACGGTCTAGATTCTTCACGAGAGTCTACAAAATTTCATTCAATTAAAGCAGATCAAAAAATATGTATAAATGTTGACTATCGACATCTATCTTTTCAAAGTGTTGCTGACTTTTACGACAATATTATTCAAACGTTTATACCAGATATAATTGTCGGTCACTGTATTGGTGGCTACTGGGCTTTAAAGATGTCACAGATTCATCAAATGCCCTGTGTCATTGCAAATCCAAATCTTTGTCCAGACTTTCGTTCCGACTACCCTGCTATATCAGATCAAGATCTGAATCACGATATTCCGCAATTTGGCTATTTAGAATTGGGAGATGAACTATTAAATATGTATGAAATTAAAGAACAACTAGAAAATTATATGCCACTTTCAACTATTAATAGTGGTCACCACCAATTACAATTTCCTGAGAATATTAATTTACTTATTCAACAAATTGAACAAGCCTATTTGCTTAAATAA
- the lysS gene encoding lysine--tRNA ligase — protein MTQHNAQSTSEQHISENDLIAQRHAKLKQIQDHAQETGVSPWPNTFKREHYAQDLQDQFAEVSKEEIEAGEKVYVKVAGRVMLNRGSFIVIQDMTGRIQLYVARKELSPEVLETIKSLDLGDIIAIEGYIGRSGKGDLYVHIEQFELLTKSLRPLPDKFHGLTDTEVKYRKRYLDLIVNEETRKTFEIRAKVVSGIRNYLTNERFMEVETPMMHVIPGGASARPFETHHNALDMPLFLRIAPELYLKRLVVGGFERVFEINRNFRNEGVSTRHNPEFTMIEFYQAYADYKDLMALTENMLEKLAIDILGSTDVPYGEEVYSFKGPFKKISMFDAILEHNPQFTPENVSDRDFLADFVKNELKEQVKPGFGLGKLQTIVFEETVETKLRQPTFITEYPAETSPLARRNDDNPHITDRFEFFIGGRELANGFSELNDPIDQAERFQAQVAEKDAGDDEAMHFDADFIEALEYGLPPTAGEGIGIDRLVMLFANAPSIRDVILFPHMRHKNA, from the coding sequence ATGACGCAACATAACGCTCAATCGACTTCTGAACAGCACATTTCCGAAAACGATTTAATTGCACAGCGTCATGCCAAGTTAAAGCAAATTCAAGACCATGCTCAAGAAACTGGTGTTAGCCCTTGGCCAAACACATTTAAACGTGAGCATTATGCACAAGATTTACAAGACCAGTTTGCAGAAGTATCTAAAGAAGAAATCGAAGCTGGTGAAAAGGTTTATGTAAAAGTTGCAGGTCGTGTGATGTTGAACCGTGGTTCATTCATCGTAATTCAAGACATGACAGGTCGTATTCAGCTTTATGTTGCACGTAAAGAATTATCTCCTGAAGTTTTAGAAACGATTAAAAGTCTAGACTTAGGCGATATTATTGCAATTGAAGGTTATATTGGTCGTTCGGGTAAAGGCGATTTGTACGTTCATATTGAACAATTTGAACTATTAACAAAATCACTTCGTCCACTTCCAGATAAATTTCATGGTTTAACTGATACTGAAGTCAAGTATCGTAAACGTTACTTAGATTTAATTGTGAATGAAGAAACACGTAAAACTTTTGAGATTCGTGCAAAAGTAGTGTCAGGCATTCGTAACTATTTAACTAATGAACGTTTCATGGAAGTTGAAACACCAATGATGCATGTGATTCCAGGTGGTGCTTCGGCACGTCCTTTTGAAACACATCATAATGCGTTGGATATGCCATTATTCTTACGTATTGCACCAGAGCTTTACTTAAAGCGTTTAGTTGTTGGTGGTTTTGAACGTGTGTTTGAAATTAATCGTAACTTCCGTAATGAAGGTGTTTCTACACGTCATAACCCAGAATTTACAATGATCGAATTCTACCAAGCATATGCAGACTATAAAGACCTTATGGCTTTAACTGAAAACATGCTTGAGAAATTAGCAATCGACATTTTAGGTTCTACAGATGTTCCTTATGGTGAAGAAGTATATAGCTTCAAAGGTCCATTCAAAAAAATCTCAATGTTTGATGCGATTCTTGAACACAATCCGCAATTTACGCCTGAAAATGTAAGCGATCGTGATTTCTTAGCGGATTTCGTTAAAAATGAATTGAAAGAGCAAGTGAAACCTGGATTTGGTTTGGGCAAGCTTCAAACAATAGTATTTGAAGAAACAGTTGAAACAAAACTTCGTCAACCTACATTTATTACTGAATATCCAGCGGAAACTTCTCCATTGGCGCGTCGTAATGATGATAACCCGCATATTACTGATCGTTTTGAGTTTTTTATTGGTGGTCGTGAGTTAGCAAATGGTTTCTCAGAGTTAAATGATCCAATTGACCAAGCGGAACGTTTCCAAGCACAAGTAGCTGAAAAAGACGCTGGTGATGATGAAGCAATGCATTTTGATGCAGACTTTATTGAAGCACTTGAATACGGTTTACCTCCAACAGCAGGTGAAGGTATCGGTATTGATCGTTTAGTAATGTTATTTGCCAATGCGCCAAGTATCCGTGATGTAATTTTATTCCCGCATATGCGCCATAAAAATGCATAA
- a CDS encoding chorismate--pyruvate lyase family protein, which produces MNCKHIRIKQEKQMHPELKKWLFASGSLTRQLTDLAGGIFKVQPINESFKRLTFIDAKWMKMPHHHTSWVREAYLYGCENQPWVKAKSIFPILSVQKKARIFQHIGKKPIGFYLFQRTNPICERRVLLLEDGWTRQSCYTWHGCKFIVQETFLPEFEKFIQNHHSV; this is translated from the coding sequence ATGAATTGCAAACATATCCGAATTAAGCAGGAGAAACAAATGCATCCTGAGTTAAAGAAATGGTTGTTTGCTTCAGGTTCATTGACTCGCCAACTTACAGATTTAGCGGGTGGGATATTTAAGGTTCAGCCGATAAATGAAAGTTTTAAACGACTTACATTTATTGATGCGAAGTGGATGAAAATGCCTCATCATCATACCTCTTGGGTAAGAGAGGCATACTTATATGGTTGTGAGAATCAACCATGGGTGAAGGCAAAAAGTATTTTTCCTATATTGAGTGTGCAAAAAAAAGCACGAATTTTTCAACATATTGGTAAAAAACCGATAGGTTTTTATTTATTCCAACGTACAAACCCTATTTGTGAGCGTCGTGTTCTTTTACTAGAAGATGGTTGGACTAGACAGAGCTGTTATACTTGGCATGGTTGTAAATTTATTGTTCAGGAAACATTTCTTCCTGAATTTGAAAAATTTATTCAAAACCACCATTCAGTGTAA
- the ubiA gene encoding 4-hydroxybenzoate octaprenyltransferase: MATVQQITWRERLEAYYYLCRFDKPIGTELVFWPTMWALWLANQGMPALSILIPMILGTIFMRAAGCAINDFADRKVDAHVERTKTRPLATGIIQAKEAIYVFLVLVLASACMLFFLPIETFYCSFGALILAFIYPFMKRYTYLPQVFLGAAFSWSIPMAYTAVGHPLDLSCWLLYFGNLAWTVAYDTQYAITDREYDLKIGVKSTAILFGRYDIEIISLLQAVSVILIGLALYIQNALIPFVFCALVLVIADFIYQWTKTKNRDPQLCFWAFRHNRWIGLLIFAGIFLQF; the protein is encoded by the coding sequence ATGGCAACTGTGCAGCAAATTACTTGGCGTGAACGTTTAGAAGCGTATTATTATTTATGCCGATTTGATAAACCTATTGGTACGGAACTTGTATTTTGGCCAACCATGTGGGCATTGTGGTTAGCAAATCAGGGAATGCCAGCACTTTCTATCTTAATTCCAATGATTTTGGGCACGATTTTTATGCGTGCAGCAGGATGTGCAATTAATGACTTTGCAGACCGAAAAGTAGATGCACATGTAGAAAGAACAAAAACACGTCCATTGGCAACAGGCATTATTCAAGCTAAAGAAGCTATTTATGTATTTTTAGTATTGGTGCTGGCAAGTGCATGCATGTTGTTTTTTCTGCCTATAGAAACATTTTATTGTTCATTTGGTGCTTTGATTCTTGCTTTTATTTATCCATTTATGAAGCGTTATACTTATTTACCCCAGGTATTTTTGGGCGCTGCATTTTCATGGTCAATTCCTATGGCATATACAGCGGTAGGGCATCCTTTAGATTTAAGTTGTTGGTTACTTTATTTTGGTAATCTTGCTTGGACCGTAGCATACGATACTCAATATGCGATTACAGACCGCGAATATGATTTAAAAATTGGTGTGAAATCTACAGCAATTTTATTTGGACGTTATGACATCGAAATTATTTCTTTGCTTCAAGCTGTAAGTGTTATTTTGATTGGATTGGCTTTATATATACAAAATGCTCTTATTCCATTTGTATTTTGTGCTTTAGTTCTAGTAATTGCAGACTTTATATATCAATGGACAAAAACAAAGAATCGAGATCCACAACTTTGCTTTTGGGCATTTAGACATAATAGATGGATAGGATTATTGATATTTGCAGGAATTTTTTTACAATTCTAA
- a CDS encoding fimbria/pilus periplasmic chaperone has translation MKQMNGKGQVKSLLAKVTMLGLACVTTFAHSAVALDRTRIIFNGSNNSVSLSVSNKNANLPYLAQAWLENENLEKATTPFAVLPPLQRLEPSQTSQIRVEAVESRIASLPQDRESLFYFNLREVPPKSDKPNVLQIALQSKIKLFYRPKGIELTPTEISNTPWQEKLILLKRGEQVIAQNPTPYYTTIISVKKSRDAKPIDDTDAIMIAPFSEAKFPITAKEMGNSPVLTYINDYGGTPKLQYQCQADSCQLVKKAKE, from the coding sequence ATGAAACAGATGAATGGTAAAGGTCAAGTGAAAAGTTTATTGGCAAAAGTAACTATGCTGGGGTTAGCATGTGTAACTACATTTGCACATAGTGCTGTTGCATTAGATCGAACACGTATTATTTTTAATGGCTCGAATAATTCAGTGTCATTATCGGTCAGTAATAAAAATGCAAATCTACCGTATTTGGCACAAGCATGGTTGGAAAATGAAAATTTAGAAAAAGCAACTACTCCATTTGCTGTGTTACCGCCATTACAACGTTTAGAGCCATCTCAAACAAGTCAGATTCGTGTTGAAGCAGTAGAAAGTCGAATTGCATCTTTGCCACAAGATCGTGAAAGTTTGTTCTATTTTAATTTACGTGAAGTACCACCAAAAAGCGATAAACCAAACGTTTTACAAATTGCTTTACAAAGTAAAATTAAATTATTTTATCGTCCAAAAGGTATTGAGTTAACACCAACTGAAATTAGCAATACGCCTTGGCAAGAAAAACTTATATTGCTTAAGCGTGGTGAGCAAGTTATTGCACAAAACCCAACGCCTTACTATACAACGATTATTTCAGTGAAAAAATCAAGAGATGCAAAACCAATTGATGATACTGATGCCATTATGATTGCACCATTTTCTGAAGCAAAATTTCCGATAACAGCAAAAGAAATGGGTAATTCTCCAGTATTAACTTATATCAATGATTACGGTGGTACACCAAAATTGCAATATCAATGCCAAGCAGATAGCTGCCAACTGGTTAAAAAAGCGAAAGAGTGA
- a CDS encoding fimbrial protein: MKKSIIAMALLGTISASAMANQGSGRINFTGEIIAAPCSITAETMDQTVSLGQISNVALTQGGASPVHNFNITLSECNFTTEEYDRTAQITFNGTTVGQATADADELLGEYLAMTGFNDSEAANFYNVAIEIRQAGTDALVDLSGSTPVDVTDLQNGNNDLPFSANVRGASTATADDIPLGNFSALANFAISYN, encoded by the coding sequence ATGAAAAAGTCAATCATTGCAATGGCACTTTTGGGTACAATTTCAGCTTCTGCTATGGCTAACCAAGGAAGTGGTCGTATCAACTTTACTGGCGAAATTATCGCTGCTCCATGTTCAATCACTGCAGAAACTATGGATCAAACTGTAAGCCTTGGTCAAATTTCTAACGTAGCTCTTACTCAAGGTGGCGCGTCTCCAGTTCATAACTTCAACATCACTTTATCTGAATGTAACTTCACTACTGAAGAGTATGATCGTACAGCTCAAATTACTTTTAATGGTACTACAGTTGGTCAAGCTACAGCTGACGCAGATGAGCTTCTTGGTGAATACTTAGCAATGACTGGTTTTAATGACTCTGAAGCTGCTAACTTCTACAACGTAGCTATCGAAATCCGTCAAGCTGGTACAGACGCTCTTGTTGACTTAAGCGGATCTACTCCAGTTGATGTTACTGATCTTCAAAATGGTAACAACGATCTTCCATTCAGCGCTAACGTACGTGGTGCTTCTACAGCAACTGCAGATGATATCCCATTAGGTAACTTCAGCGCTCTTGCTAACTTCGCTATCTCTTATAACTAA
- a CDS encoding fimbria/pilus outer membrane usher protein: protein MSAYSASAHADDLQFNTDLLDVSDKKNIELGLFSKPGYIMPGDYLFKVNLNNQYLTEKRITFSTSKENEKDTVACITEDLVQKFGLTKEIQKKLQWDPETDCLIPESLEGMTVKGDLPRAIANINIPQAYLEYRSENWDPAAMWDDGISGAVLDYNIAANTTFSHLEGEGNSTFIGANGVAGLNFGAWRLRADWQSSYQKVDNNPQGDQIDFNWNRFYAYTALPSIKSQLVLGENYLSSDLFDSFRFTGASLASDTNMLPPNLRGYAPQVTGVAQTNARVVISQLGRVIYQTQVPAGPFKIQDLNDSVSGTLNVRVEEEDGTVREFDVDTASIPFLTRPGSLRYRTAVGRPSTFDHKFQGDYFFSGEFSWGVSNGWSLFGGTLNSKDYNSLSVGVGRDLLALGAISFDITQSFANLENEQNLEGRSYRINYAKRFEEMNSSIQFAGYRFSERDFLSMNDFLALNGEVPTRRGRSKEMYNVSLSQNIPSWKTSISLNLNHQTYWDADARDYYNVSINKTLSMGSIKNANLSLTGYQNKADTRDTGAFLSLSLPLDTGARVSYSVAHDDNDTRHQVSYFDRLNNTTSYQVNSNFSNAANSAGAFVSHTGGRVQVTANVSHVQSRYTSIGGSSQGGITLTARGVDFHRTNSMGGTRVMLDTDKISGIPISGNGVATKSNYFGKAVVTDVANYTRNKINVDVNKLPKNAEVVDSVLQTSLTQGAIGYHQLNIIAGEKKMVTLALSDGGYVPFGTPVMDSRGRSVGMVDDSGMAYLGGINLGTKMTAQLGNGQDCTITFTESNLAKDENDALLCEINSN, encoded by the coding sequence ATGTCAGCTTACTCTGCGTCTGCGCATGCTGATGATTTGCAATTCAATACTGACCTTTTAGATGTATCTGATAAAAAGAATATTGAACTTGGTTTATTCTCAAAACCAGGTTACATCATGCCTGGTGATTACTTATTCAAAGTTAATTTAAATAACCAGTATTTAACAGAAAAAAGAATTACATTCTCAACATCAAAAGAAAATGAAAAAGATACAGTTGCATGTATTACTGAAGATTTAGTCCAAAAATTTGGTTTAACTAAAGAAATTCAGAAAAAATTACAGTGGGATCCTGAAACGGATTGTTTAATTCCTGAAAGTCTAGAAGGAATGACTGTTAAGGGTGATTTACCACGTGCAATTGCAAATATTAATATTCCACAAGCATATTTAGAATATCGCAGTGAAAACTGGGATCCTGCTGCCATGTGGGATGATGGTATTAGTGGTGCTGTACTTGATTATAACATTGCTGCAAATACAACTTTTAGTCATTTAGAAGGCGAAGGGAATAGCACATTTATTGGTGCAAATGGTGTTGCAGGATTAAACTTTGGTGCGTGGAGATTACGTGCAGATTGGCAATCGTCATATCAAAAAGTTGATAATAACCCACAAGGTGACCAAATAGATTTTAATTGGAATAGGTTTTATGCATATACAGCATTACCATCTATTAAGTCACAACTTGTTTTAGGGGAAAATTACCTTAGCTCGGATTTATTTGATAGCTTCCGGTTTACTGGTGCTAGCTTAGCATCTGATACTAATATGTTACCACCAAACTTACGTGGTTATGCACCACAAGTTACAGGTGTTGCGCAAACTAACGCTCGTGTGGTAATTAGTCAGTTAGGACGTGTTATCTATCAAACACAAGTTCCTGCAGGTCCTTTTAAAATTCAGGATTTGAATGACAGTGTGAGCGGTACTTTAAACGTACGCGTTGAAGAAGAAGATGGTACAGTCCGTGAATTTGATGTAGATACTGCATCGATTCCATTCTTAACTCGTCCTGGTTCATTACGTTATAGAACAGCAGTTGGTCGCCCATCAACATTTGATCATAAATTTCAAGGAGATTACTTCTTTAGTGGAGAGTTTTCATGGGGTGTATCAAATGGTTGGTCATTATTTGGTGGTACTTTAAATAGTAAAGACTATAACTCTTTATCTGTTGGTGTGGGTCGTGACTTATTAGCACTTGGTGCAATCTCATTCGATATCACACAATCATTTGCTAATTTAGAAAATGAACAAAATTTAGAAGGTCGTTCTTATCGTATTAACTATGCGAAACGATTTGAAGAAATGAATAGTTCGATTCAGTTCGCTGGCTACCGTTTCTCTGAACGTGACTTCTTAAGTATGAATGACTTTTTGGCGTTGAATGGTGAAGTGCCAACACGTCGCGGTCGTAGTAAAGAAATGTATAACGTTTCTTTAAGCCAAAATATTCCTTCATGGAAAACATCAATAAGTTTGAACTTAAACCATCAAACTTATTGGGATGCTGATGCTCGTGATTATTATAATGTTTCGATCAATAAAACATTAAGTATGGGTTCAATTAAAAATGCGAACTTATCATTAACGGGTTATCAAAACAAAGCAGATACTCGTGATACAGGTGCATTCTTATCATTGAGTTTGCCATTAGATACAGGTGCTCGTGTAAGTTATTCTGTTGCACACGATGACAATGATACACGTCATCAAGTGAGTTATTTTGATCGCCTTAATAATACAACAAGCTATCAAGTTAACTCAAACTTCTCTAATGCGGCTAATTCAGCTGGCGCATTTGTATCTCATACTGGTGGTCGCGTTCAAGTCACTGCTAACGTAAGCCATGTTCAAAGCAGATATACGTCAATTGGTGGTAGTTCTCAAGGGGGAATTACATTGACGGCTCGCGGTGTTGATTTCCATCGTACGAATAGTATGGGTGGCACACGTGTAATGCTAGATACCGATAAAATTTCAGGTATTCCTATTAGTGGTAATGGTGTTGCAACCAAGTCAAACTATTTTGGTAAAGCTGTTGTTACAGATGTTGCAAACTATACGCGTAATAAGATCAACGTTGATGTTAATAAACTGCCAAAAAATGCAGAAGTTGTAGATTCAGTTTTACAAACAAGCTTAACGCAAGGTGCAATTGGTTATCACCAGCTCAATATTATTGCTGGTGAGAAAAAGATGGTGACTTTAGCTCTAAGTGATGGTGGCTATGTTCCATTTGGTACACCAGTTATGGATAGTCGTGGTCGTAGTGTTGGTATGGTTGATGATAGTGGTATGGCATATCTAGGTGGTATTAACTTAGGTACGAAAATGACTGCTCAATTGGGCAATGGTCAAGATTGTACGATCACATTTACTGAAAGTAACTTGGCAAAAGATGAAAATGATGCGTTATTATGTGAAATTAATAGTAATTAA